From the Porites lutea chromosome 5, jaPorLute2.1, whole genome shotgun sequence genome, the window ttaaacaaccggggccaggtgtTCATCTGCTTTTAAGCCTGATTTCTGCCCATCTTGACAAATTGCCATCTCCCGTGTTTTCCCCACGAAATTGTTGAGCTACATCTTCTGAAATTGGGCTAAAATGCAGATGAAAGACAAGGAATGCAACATTGAAACAAGGTAAGGTAACTTTCTTTATAAATTaaccttctttctttctttttttgaattAAATCTGTTTCAGTCTCATACAAACCTCTGACCGTTGTAACACAGCACCTCAAAATAATATGTGTGCGATCTGTTTTAAGACCTTGTAACACAACACATCACATATATGTTGTTatgtttgttccttttttttttcatgttgtaTCCTAGCCTTGGATTAGTCTTGGACTCAAAATTAGATAACAAGGGTCTCGATCGTTGTATTTCTTCATACAGTTCGACCTGGGTAGTTTCGAAAATGAAGCACTCGCAAACAAAGACCGAAGCatgaagcacccaaatctcgaaaacgaagcacccaaatctcgaaaacgaagcacccaaaactcgaaaacgaagcacccaaacttgaaaacgaagcactcaaatctcaaaaacgaagcacccaaaactcgaaaacgaagcacccaaaaccaCTCTACGTTGACAAACTACAACTTTAAGGAGGCAATGGATGCAtccgcacctccaaaggtccacaaatCCATCCTAAGGTTTTATTTTGAGCCTGCGAACTGTTTGACCAGGCTGCTgtttaactgaacgtttctagatAGCAAGTCCTGCATCATTAGTCTCGTGATACTTGACACATCTTATCTAATAAGCATTTTTTGGgtacacatacatgtttatGACGACATATTAGGGATCTATGACACTGCGTGATACAGATCAGATCCAGACAGAAATTGTCCTCGGGTAATAGCCTGGGGCCAAAAAAGCGCTTCCTCTTCcgtcattttcattttggtttTTAAGGGCAGACAGGTTCCGCGTTTTGggtgggtgcttcgttttcgagtttgggtgcttcgttttcgggatttgggtgcttcgttttccagttcttggtgcttcgttttcgagatttgggtgcttcctGCTTaagtcttcgttttcgagtgcttcgttttcgaaactaccgaTCGATGTGCCACTCGACCCCTCCTGtacacaaatcaaaacatcagaCAAAAATCTATCGACGACAAACTTACTCTTTTAGGACCTTAATATTGTGGTTAACTGGAGCACATTCTTCTCCTAAAACTCCTGGAAGCACAAGATGAGCTGTAAAGAGAAGTGGAACAATAGAACAAACCCACTTTTCCGCCATTTTGCCTGATCTTCACGTTGATTCACGTGATATTTGCGGCATTTTGGTTACCAGGCTACTAGTTAGGGTACGCTGCAATGTAGAGTGTCACGTAAACGATTACTAGATAAGCTAGTGTTCAGGTTTTCTGATAAGCGCTCGTGCCCTCTTATCTTCCTCTTATCAGGGGACAAAAATCTTGATTCGCGTGAAGAGTATGTATCTCTCTGGGGGAGTCCAGCACCTATCACGCAATCCTAAAGATTTGCGTGACCTACATGTGAGAAAACTGGGATCTAATGAAAGTAAAGATGGCGACCTCCTCGGTGTCTCGCTATGTTCGGATAATGGACTCTATTCCTCTCCGAAAAATGGTGTCATTGAACCAGACAAGTTATATACATGCTGATCATATGACATACATACGAAGAAAAGCTCGGCATTCGTCAACAACGAACCAATCTTTACGCAAGACTGAGAAAACGAACATTTGCTCGCAAAGTGCTGAAAAGCATTTAGAAGGGTGTAAAGTGAAACGAGTTACATCGCAAAGTTTATTAGAGAACATAGGTTTCAAagtggaaaaaaataacgccagGATTGACGTGAAAAAATTGTCAGTTGagaaagtgaagaaaattttaaactttctgGACGAAATTGGGATTGAGCATCAAGataaagggaaaataatttcTCGAAGACCAGGTATTTTGACAGCAAAGGAGAATTTGCTGAGGATGCGAATAGAAGCCATGAAAAAGGCTGGAATCTATCCCGAATCTGTGGCTTATGTCGTTAAGGAGTCGCCTGGCGTGTTGACAGGAAGAACAGAAATATCATTGCCAGATAAGGTAATGGCTCAGTCCCGGTTtcggcgggggtgggggggtggagggggggagtacttccttataagagacTAAAGGGGATGTGCGGctggatggggttgcatttttgTGACTGGATTGACAATAATCGGGTGaaattttcaatagagttactagaatggggtcacacattttcagatttttggggtaagacagttcttcatatttacggttagcaaataTACCAGAATGGGCTGTTGCATTaaatatccccccccccccacatttGAGGACTTAAattgcattcacccctgaagactTCCATAAAAAATGTGGGcttacccctgaagaatatggGTCCCACCCCTGAAGAATATGGGTTTACGCCTGAAGAATTCCATGAAAATTAAAGCTTCACCCCAAAGAATTCCATATTCTTTTACTCTATccctaaagaaatcctcaatttGTAACCCCGGAGAATTCCATGTTCCTCAACTGGAAGGGTGTGGATATTAAAATGTAAAAGCCCAATGTTTGTAAAGCTGCAAATGCTCCACAGTGGGGCTTAAAAATAGGTTACAAAATAATGTCCCACCCTGGGacaaacaaattacattttccagCTTGGCAATTTATCTTATCTGTCATGTTCACTATGTGTACTATGCTACTTAGAATATAAAAAGAACTTAAGTAACAACATGCATGAAACTACAATatcgtaacttagaaattgcatgcaataaattatcttccataaagtaaaTATGTCCATAGATCCTCTTGGAAGAGACCCCCCGTGGTTCTATTCTGGTAAGCGACCACCAGCTGCTGTAAGTGgccactaagtctttgcattttagGTGGTGGCTTATGAGGTTTGACAGCGTTTATTACCTGTTCCACAGTCAGACTGAGGCATTACTTTTTGAGAGGCATATGAATTCAAGTCAATATTTTCAACCCCACTCCTCTGATATGGTGTTAAATTTCCCACCCATACATCAAGCACAGTTATAAAAATGTCCCTCAGTGTGTACAGTATAGAGGTAGTTGTTATTACATTATAACCTTTTATTGATGCTTTCATTATTCTTTTCCCAGGTAAAATTTTTTGAGAACTTGAAAGtcaaaccaaagtttaccaCTGATGAAATACTTCATGTACTGACCAAGTGCCCTCACCTCATCGCCAGTTACACCGTTAAGTCTCTGGAAGAAAAAATCGAGCTGTTTGAGAAAGAACTGAAATTTAACAAGCACCATATAAAGAATTTAATCCTTAAACAGCCTTCTGTTTTGACATTTAGTGAAGAAGCAATCCTTAAAAAATACAATTACTGCTT encodes:
- the LOC140938119 gene encoding transcription termination factor 3, mitochondrial-like, translated to MATSSVSRYVRIMDSIPLRKMVSLNQTSYIHADHMTYIRRKARHSSTTNQSLRKTEKTNICSQSAEKHLEGCKVKRVTSQSLLENIGFKVEKNNARIDVKKLSVEKVKKILNFLDEIGIEHQDKGKIISRRPGILTAKENLLRMRIEAMKKAGIYPESVAYVVKESPGVLTGRTEISLPDKVKFFENLKVKPKFTTDEILHVLTKCPHLIASYTVKSLEEKIELFEKELKFNKHHIKNLILKQPSVLTFSEEAILKKYNYCFEKMNLSPSSIARCPRVFQCSLKRIRERHQFLKHVGRITDEMRMDDYGLGLIVTTSDKQFVEKVAKTSIEDFKSFINNIDSLISCANEIELNNKQYKEGKMEESEPKKPTAET